A region from the Chrysoperla carnea chromosome 4, inChrCarn1.1, whole genome shotgun sequence genome encodes:
- the LOC123297237 gene encoding UHRF1-binding protein 1 isoform X2, with product MVSIIKNQLLKHLSRFTKNLSADKINLSTFKGEGELSNLELDENVLTELLELPSWLRLTHAWCNRVTFRIQWTKLKNVPIQLNLDEVLIEIETCTELRSMSQQAGLSSYMSNPGKYGVIQKIIDGITVSVNTVSVTFKSPAFVATVQMSRITVESVSPLFERCELRLTRLKDPSKGQLLIFKELVWQTVRIEAQSTKDPNLTPLRLLTNQARCRIVIKKRISDCFVMGSRLVLILDDLLWVLTDSQLKAALLFLDSLAGLVQKATEVTRKAKAARKLEVLPEYQAQISQQARASEPSSAISKIFSRHDVIETSYHFLSRRIDLHLCDDPGDGRSCHPNLKDGGALQISLVHFQVDFYPYHLAASDRKYWVQYRETNSPHTQWSQQALSAFKNKFMDLIDSGRTQHTPLSRQQPHTQASFTSNGDVNSTHVQDTQQKSPSSHSSGNPVRNHVLSELAKLMTSCVVIRIQDFTLYKITTTKKQTPKELIAGDRDRYSLPDDMPIIHAEFTYYYYPGETPFPLPPSKFYVHMNPVQVNFDVDSCLWANSFVLNLHKSILSSKSEATNASLPYLDVKIEAIMPRIIFECSTEHSNQRDRPKSLQFLVSRALITNVRSSDHASRADLAKCIDTYHLGSLFFGTEFPSVEGDRYVVTDKFLRHIEATDNVRNVPTNLNCNSSYEFVKNLTKEMFWTEAKDVWSVNLEPIFGDFLGTRAVGSNKPIPFLDAVPVMIWAHIRPDIGRPRRDEDTSADIHCLAHVSNLVSLQINHYQVLFLLRLAEELSELTTFLGLDTNRIQQASKSSSIVLGVVLPQVEVSVIMPSNTPGKESSGGDLESVVPDSSSIGDELLTGCTQWQSANPLDNATSTKRASLCSGAGGGALGTPISEISSSFSMDFPANDNITTQAGNNNTKSSNGTILSKSVPSTQPFPNINISKDLNAGLSSMKKGFSSLMTSIDSAFKPGADDASDTMSVRSDISSDSENYVVVNHMAEECSDAIFRVHNDNPQIKATAVEVACEVEEDNSVTTPSEHSLASSYKRKDIVSMATFKLGKVEFIHESEGFNSSVKLQVSNVKCEECNSIPWDEFQSKFGSRSRAWIETPIDSSCSPCIKLRFDHELRPDQMEHLDIKEKMSFTKLFKDFIQVHVSNIDLELSMSTINGLVDLLEDEVIREPVPVKIDLQCLSINLNEDRPPNNITSPGPVPINVKIQELHLSRDSDGVIVIEPSKPLTDPAATTPNRMDNNDIENLYRAFEEMKQTASQLRNDNNELRRQLTAFERVSEENRKLRRSQEETDALRSCLLATQDDLAKLLDEKKSLLDRIRDLTHELSYVELHSEKLNNKR from the exons ATGgtgtcaataattaaaaatcaattgctTAAACATTTATCCAG atttaccaaaaatttatctgccgataaaataaacttaagtaCATTTAAAGGAGAAGGAGAATTATCAAATTTAGAATTAGATGAAAATGTCCTGACAGAATTATTAGAATTACCTTCTTGGCTGCGACTTACACATGCTTGGTGTAATCGGGTTACGTTCCGTATTCAATggacaaagttaaaaaatgttcctataCAATTG aacttAGATGAAGTACTTATTGAAATTGAGACATGTACAGAATTAAGATCAATGTCACAGCAAGCTGGACTATCTTCTTATATGAGTAATCCAGGAAAATATGgtgtaattcaaaaaattattgatggaATTACGGTATCTGTTAATACAGTTAGTGTGACATTTAAAAGCCCTGCTTTTGTTGCAACAGTTCAG aTGTCTCGAATTACAGTTGAATCAGTTTCACCATTATTTGAACGTTGTGAATTAAGATTAACACGTTTAAAAGATCCATCGAAAGGGCAGCTgctaatatttaaagaattagtTTGGCAAACTGTTCGAATTGAAGCTCAGTCAACTAAAGATCCTAACTTAACACCTTTACGTTTATTAACTAACCAAGCTAGATGTAGAATAGTTATTAAAAAGAGAATATCAG actGTTTTGTTATGGGATCtcgtttagttttaattttagacgACTTATTATGGGTACTAACAGACTCTCAATTAAAAGcagcattattatttttggattcacTTGCTGGTCTTGTACAAAAAGCAACTGAAGTTACAAGAAAAGCAAAAGCAGCAAGAAAACTCGag gttttaCCTGAGTATCAAGCCCAAATTTCGCAACAAGCTCGTGCCAGTGAACCATCTTCTgcgatatcaaaaatattttcaaggcACGATGTTATTGAAACgtcttatcattttttatcaCGTCGTATTGATTTACATCTGTGTGATGATCCAGGAG aTGGGCGTTCATGTCATCCGAACTTAAAAGATGGTGGAGCATTACAAATTAGTTTAGTACATTTTCAAGTGGATTTTTATCCTTATCATTTGGCAGCAAGTGATCGTAAATATTGGGTACAATATCGTGAGACAAATTCACCACACACACAATGGTCTCAACAAGCTCTATCagcattcaaaaataaatttatggatCTAATTGATTCTGGTCGAACTCAACATACTCCACTTTCTCGTCAACAACCACATACTCAA gCCAGTTTTACCAGTAATGGTGATGTAAACAGTACTCATGTGCAAGATACCCAACAGAAATCCCCAAGTAGTCATTCCAGTGGTAATCCAGTAAGAAATCATGTACTTAGTGAATTGGCAAAATTGATGACATCGTGTGTTGTGATAAGAATACAGGATTTTACGCTGTATAAAATTACTACGACTAAAAAACAAACACCCAAGGAACTTATTGCTG gtGATCGAGATCGGTATTCTTTACCTGATGATATGCCAATCATACACGCGGagtttacatattattattaccctGGCGAGACTCCATTTCCAc TGCCTCCTTCAAAATTTTACGTTCATATGAATCCAGTACAAGTTAATTTTGATGTTGATAGTTGTTTATGGGCCAATTCATTTGTATTAAATCTTCATAAATCGATATTATCTTCCAAGTCAGAAGCAACAAACGCTAGTCTGCCATATTTAGATGTTAAAATTGAAGCCATTATGCCAAGG atAATATTTGAATGTAGTACGGAACATAGTAATCAAAGAGATAGACCAAAATCACTTCAATTTCTGGTATCTAGAGCATTAATAACAAATGTACGTTCCAGTGATCATGCGTCAAGAGCAGATCTTGCAAAATGCATCGATACTTATCATTTAGGTTCATTATTCTTTGGAACAGAATTTCCATCAGTTGAGGGTGATCGTTATGTTGTAACAGATAAATTTTTGCGACATATCGAAGCAACTGACAACGTTCGCAATGTTCcaactaatttaaattgtaattcatcatatgaatttgttaaaaatttaaccaaaGAAATGTTTTGGACTGAGGCTAAAGATGTATGGAGCGTTAATTTGGAACCTATTTTTGGTGATTTTCTTGGTACACGAGCTGTGGGATCGAATAAACCAATTCCATTCTTGGATGCCGTTCCAGTTATGATTTGGGCACATATTCGTCCGGATATTGGTCGACCAAGAAGGGATGAAGATACATCTGCAGATATTCATTGTTTAGCTCATGTATCGAATTTAGTTAGTTTACAAATTAATCattatcaagttttatttttactacgATTAGCAGAAGAATTATCAGAGTTGACCACGTTTTTAGGATTAGATACAAATCGAATTCAACAAGCTTCAAAAAGTAGTTCTATTGTGTTAGGAGTGGTTTTACCACAAGTGGAGGTTAGTGTAATAATGCCATCTAATACACCTGGTAAAGAATCATCTGGTGGTGATTTGGAGTCAGTTGTTCCTGATTCATCCAGTATTGGAGATGAATTATTAACag GTTGTACTCAATGGCAATCAGCAAATCCCCTAGACAACGCAACGTCTACTAAAAGAGCCTCTTTATGCAGTGGAGCTGGCGGTGGTGCCTTAGGCACACCAATCAGTGAAATATCGTCTTCCTTTTCAATGGACTTTCCAGCCAATGATAATATTACTACACAGGCTGGTAATAACAATACAAAATCATCCAATGGAACAATATTGAGTAAATCGGTGCCTTCAACACAACCTTTCCCAAACATAAACATATCAAAAGATTTAAATGcag gTTTGTCATCAATGAAAAAAGGATTTAGTAGTTTGATGACATCCATTGATTCAGCATTTAAACCAGGTGCTGACGATGCAAGTGATACAATGTCCGTACGTAGTGATATTAGTTCAGATAGTGAAAATTATGTTGTTGTTAATCATATGGCCGAAGAATGTAGTGATGCTATTTTTCGAGTTCATAACGATAATCCACAAATTAAAGCTACAGCTGTTGAAGTTGCTTGTGAAGTTGAAGAAGATAATTCCGTCACTACACCCAGTGAACATTCCTTGGCGAGTTCTTATAAAAGAAAAGATATA GTTTCAATGGCTACATTTAAATTAGGGAAAGTGGAATTCATTCATGAATCGGAAGGTTTTAATTCATCTGTTAAATTACAAGTATCAAATGTGAAATGTGAAGAATGTAACTCCATACCATGGGATGAATTTCaa AGTAAATTTGGATCACGTTCCCGAGCCTGGATTGAAACGCCAATAGATAGCAGTTGTTCACCGTGTATTAAATTACGTTTTGATCATGAATTAAGACCAGATCAAATGGAACATTTAGATATTAAGGAAAAAATGTCGTTTACGAAATTATTCAAAGATTTTATTCAAGTTCATGTTAGTAACATCGATTTGGAGTTGTCGATGAGCACAATAAATGGTTTGGTGGATTTATTAGAAGACGAAGTAATTAGAGAACCTGTTCCAGTAAAG ATTGATTTACAATGcttaagtataaatttaaatgaagatCGCCCACCTAATAATATTACATCACCTGGACCAGTTCCTATTAATGTGAAAATTCAAGAATTGCATTTATCAAGAGATTCAGATGGTGTCATTGTGATAGAACCATCAAAGCCTTTAACAGATCCCGCAGCAACAACGCCCAATAGAATGGATAATAAcg atattgaaaatttatacagaGCGTTTGAAGAAATGAAACAAACAGCATCACAATTAAGAAATGATAATAACGAACTTAGAAGACAATTAACAGCTTTTGAACGTGTATCCGAAGAAAATCGTAAATTACGTCGATCACAAGAAGAAACTGATGCATTACGATCATGTTTGTTAGCAACACAAGATGATTTAGCAAAATTGttagatgaaaaaaaatcattattagatAGAATACGTGATTTAACACATGAATTGAGCTATGTGGAATTACATTCTGAAAAGTTAAACAACAAAAGATAG
- the LOC123297237 gene encoding UHRF1-binding protein 1 isoform X1, protein MVSIIKNQLLKHLSRFTKNLSADKINLSTFKGEGELSNLELDENVLTELLELPSWLRLTHAWCNRVTFRIQWTKLKNVPIQLNLDEVLIEIETCTELRSMSQQAGLSSYMSNPGKYGVIQKIIDGITVSVNTVSVTFKSPAFVATVQMSRITVESVSPLFERCELRLTRLKDPSKGQLLIFKELVWQTVRIEAQSTKDPNLTPLRLLTNQARCRIVIKKRISDCFVMGSRLVLILDDLLWVLTDSQLKAALLFLDSLAGLVQKATEVTRKAKAARKLEVLPEYQAQISQQARASEPSSAISKIFSRHDVIETSYHFLSRRIDLHLCDDPGDGRSCHPNLKDGGALQISLVHFQVDFYPYHLAASDRKYWVQYRETNSPHTQWSQQALSAFKNKFMDLIDSGRTQHTPLSRQQPHTQASFTSNGDVNSTHVQDTQQKSPSSHSSGNPVRNHVLSELAKLMTSCVVIRIQDFTLYKITTTKKQTPKELIAAQHKRKFKGHAPGDRDRYSLPDDMPIIHAEFTYYYYPGETPFPLPPSKFYVHMNPVQVNFDVDSCLWANSFVLNLHKSILSSKSEATNASLPYLDVKIEAIMPRIIFECSTEHSNQRDRPKSLQFLVSRALITNVRSSDHASRADLAKCIDTYHLGSLFFGTEFPSVEGDRYVVTDKFLRHIEATDNVRNVPTNLNCNSSYEFVKNLTKEMFWTEAKDVWSVNLEPIFGDFLGTRAVGSNKPIPFLDAVPVMIWAHIRPDIGRPRRDEDTSADIHCLAHVSNLVSLQINHYQVLFLLRLAEELSELTTFLGLDTNRIQQASKSSSIVLGVVLPQVEVSVIMPSNTPGKESSGGDLESVVPDSSSIGDELLTGCTQWQSANPLDNATSTKRASLCSGAGGGALGTPISEISSSFSMDFPANDNITTQAGNNNTKSSNGTILSKSVPSTQPFPNINISKDLNAGLSSMKKGFSSLMTSIDSAFKPGADDASDTMSVRSDISSDSENYVVVNHMAEECSDAIFRVHNDNPQIKATAVEVACEVEEDNSVTTPSEHSLASSYKRKDIVSMATFKLGKVEFIHESEGFNSSVKLQVSNVKCEECNSIPWDEFQSKFGSRSRAWIETPIDSSCSPCIKLRFDHELRPDQMEHLDIKEKMSFTKLFKDFIQVHVSNIDLELSMSTINGLVDLLEDEVIREPVPVKIDLQCLSINLNEDRPPNNITSPGPVPINVKIQELHLSRDSDGVIVIEPSKPLTDPAATTPNRMDNNDIENLYRAFEEMKQTASQLRNDNNELRRQLTAFERVSEENRKLRRSQEETDALRSCLLATQDDLAKLLDEKKSLLDRIRDLTHELSYVELHSEKLNNKR, encoded by the exons ATGgtgtcaataattaaaaatcaattgctTAAACATTTATCCAG atttaccaaaaatttatctgccgataaaataaacttaagtaCATTTAAAGGAGAAGGAGAATTATCAAATTTAGAATTAGATGAAAATGTCCTGACAGAATTATTAGAATTACCTTCTTGGCTGCGACTTACACATGCTTGGTGTAATCGGGTTACGTTCCGTATTCAATggacaaagttaaaaaatgttcctataCAATTG aacttAGATGAAGTACTTATTGAAATTGAGACATGTACAGAATTAAGATCAATGTCACAGCAAGCTGGACTATCTTCTTATATGAGTAATCCAGGAAAATATGgtgtaattcaaaaaattattgatggaATTACGGTATCTGTTAATACAGTTAGTGTGACATTTAAAAGCCCTGCTTTTGTTGCAACAGTTCAG aTGTCTCGAATTACAGTTGAATCAGTTTCACCATTATTTGAACGTTGTGAATTAAGATTAACACGTTTAAAAGATCCATCGAAAGGGCAGCTgctaatatttaaagaattagtTTGGCAAACTGTTCGAATTGAAGCTCAGTCAACTAAAGATCCTAACTTAACACCTTTACGTTTATTAACTAACCAAGCTAGATGTAGAATAGTTATTAAAAAGAGAATATCAG actGTTTTGTTATGGGATCtcgtttagttttaattttagacgACTTATTATGGGTACTAACAGACTCTCAATTAAAAGcagcattattatttttggattcacTTGCTGGTCTTGTACAAAAAGCAACTGAAGTTACAAGAAAAGCAAAAGCAGCAAGAAAACTCGag gttttaCCTGAGTATCAAGCCCAAATTTCGCAACAAGCTCGTGCCAGTGAACCATCTTCTgcgatatcaaaaatattttcaaggcACGATGTTATTGAAACgtcttatcattttttatcaCGTCGTATTGATTTACATCTGTGTGATGATCCAGGAG aTGGGCGTTCATGTCATCCGAACTTAAAAGATGGTGGAGCATTACAAATTAGTTTAGTACATTTTCAAGTGGATTTTTATCCTTATCATTTGGCAGCAAGTGATCGTAAATATTGGGTACAATATCGTGAGACAAATTCACCACACACACAATGGTCTCAACAAGCTCTATCagcattcaaaaataaatttatggatCTAATTGATTCTGGTCGAACTCAACATACTCCACTTTCTCGTCAACAACCACATACTCAA gCCAGTTTTACCAGTAATGGTGATGTAAACAGTACTCATGTGCAAGATACCCAACAGAAATCCCCAAGTAGTCATTCCAGTGGTAATCCAGTAAGAAATCATGTACTTAGTGAATTGGCAAAATTGATGACATCGTGTGTTGTGATAAGAATACAGGATTTTACGCTGTATAAAATTACTACGACTAAAAAACAAACACCCAAGGAACTTATTGCTG CGCAGCATAAAAGGAAATTCAAAGGACATGCACCAG gtGATCGAGATCGGTATTCTTTACCTGATGATATGCCAATCATACACGCGGagtttacatattattattaccctGGCGAGACTCCATTTCCAc TGCCTCCTTCAAAATTTTACGTTCATATGAATCCAGTACAAGTTAATTTTGATGTTGATAGTTGTTTATGGGCCAATTCATTTGTATTAAATCTTCATAAATCGATATTATCTTCCAAGTCAGAAGCAACAAACGCTAGTCTGCCATATTTAGATGTTAAAATTGAAGCCATTATGCCAAGG atAATATTTGAATGTAGTACGGAACATAGTAATCAAAGAGATAGACCAAAATCACTTCAATTTCTGGTATCTAGAGCATTAATAACAAATGTACGTTCCAGTGATCATGCGTCAAGAGCAGATCTTGCAAAATGCATCGATACTTATCATTTAGGTTCATTATTCTTTGGAACAGAATTTCCATCAGTTGAGGGTGATCGTTATGTTGTAACAGATAAATTTTTGCGACATATCGAAGCAACTGACAACGTTCGCAATGTTCcaactaatttaaattgtaattcatcatatgaatttgttaaaaatttaaccaaaGAAATGTTTTGGACTGAGGCTAAAGATGTATGGAGCGTTAATTTGGAACCTATTTTTGGTGATTTTCTTGGTACACGAGCTGTGGGATCGAATAAACCAATTCCATTCTTGGATGCCGTTCCAGTTATGATTTGGGCACATATTCGTCCGGATATTGGTCGACCAAGAAGGGATGAAGATACATCTGCAGATATTCATTGTTTAGCTCATGTATCGAATTTAGTTAGTTTACAAATTAATCattatcaagttttatttttactacgATTAGCAGAAGAATTATCAGAGTTGACCACGTTTTTAGGATTAGATACAAATCGAATTCAACAAGCTTCAAAAAGTAGTTCTATTGTGTTAGGAGTGGTTTTACCACAAGTGGAGGTTAGTGTAATAATGCCATCTAATACACCTGGTAAAGAATCATCTGGTGGTGATTTGGAGTCAGTTGTTCCTGATTCATCCAGTATTGGAGATGAATTATTAACag GTTGTACTCAATGGCAATCAGCAAATCCCCTAGACAACGCAACGTCTACTAAAAGAGCCTCTTTATGCAGTGGAGCTGGCGGTGGTGCCTTAGGCACACCAATCAGTGAAATATCGTCTTCCTTTTCAATGGACTTTCCAGCCAATGATAATATTACTACACAGGCTGGTAATAACAATACAAAATCATCCAATGGAACAATATTGAGTAAATCGGTGCCTTCAACACAACCTTTCCCAAACATAAACATATCAAAAGATTTAAATGcag gTTTGTCATCAATGAAAAAAGGATTTAGTAGTTTGATGACATCCATTGATTCAGCATTTAAACCAGGTGCTGACGATGCAAGTGATACAATGTCCGTACGTAGTGATATTAGTTCAGATAGTGAAAATTATGTTGTTGTTAATCATATGGCCGAAGAATGTAGTGATGCTATTTTTCGAGTTCATAACGATAATCCACAAATTAAAGCTACAGCTGTTGAAGTTGCTTGTGAAGTTGAAGAAGATAATTCCGTCACTACACCCAGTGAACATTCCTTGGCGAGTTCTTATAAAAGAAAAGATATA GTTTCAATGGCTACATTTAAATTAGGGAAAGTGGAATTCATTCATGAATCGGAAGGTTTTAATTCATCTGTTAAATTACAAGTATCAAATGTGAAATGTGAAGAATGTAACTCCATACCATGGGATGAATTTCaa AGTAAATTTGGATCACGTTCCCGAGCCTGGATTGAAACGCCAATAGATAGCAGTTGTTCACCGTGTATTAAATTACGTTTTGATCATGAATTAAGACCAGATCAAATGGAACATTTAGATATTAAGGAAAAAATGTCGTTTACGAAATTATTCAAAGATTTTATTCAAGTTCATGTTAGTAACATCGATTTGGAGTTGTCGATGAGCACAATAAATGGTTTGGTGGATTTATTAGAAGACGAAGTAATTAGAGAACCTGTTCCAGTAAAG ATTGATTTACAATGcttaagtataaatttaaatgaagatCGCCCACCTAATAATATTACATCACCTGGACCAGTTCCTATTAATGTGAAAATTCAAGAATTGCATTTATCAAGAGATTCAGATGGTGTCATTGTGATAGAACCATCAAAGCCTTTAACAGATCCCGCAGCAACAACGCCCAATAGAATGGATAATAAcg atattgaaaatttatacagaGCGTTTGAAGAAATGAAACAAACAGCATCACAATTAAGAAATGATAATAACGAACTTAGAAGACAATTAACAGCTTTTGAACGTGTATCCGAAGAAAATCGTAAATTACGTCGATCACAAGAAGAAACTGATGCATTACGATCATGTTTGTTAGCAACACAAGATGATTTAGCAAAATTGttagatgaaaaaaaatcattattagatAGAATACGTGATTTAACACATGAATTGAGCTATGTGGAATTACATTCTGAAAAGTTAAACAACAAAAGATAG
- the LOC123297240 gene encoding T-complex protein 11-like protein 1 has protein sequence MSNPNENIDDKKKFVSENIPIPQTSRIRNDSETSTPGDEANKGQKITHQFMVSGSSTIGASPPKFVTLEEIMQAANGMTNMALVHQIAVDHDFKLNPVNLPENSAQKTWVDTMKRAYWDLLREDLNKTPPVYSHALQLIEDIKEGLFAVLLPQHTKIKQTIDEVLDLTLIKQQVEAGTLDFKHYSSYVINVMSKLCAPVRDDRIKELSETEDIVETFRGILETLDLMALDMANFTLNMARPNIIAQSVEYEREKFANFLKITPDGLENTRAWLSRHFTPPTEDYNTPDRMLKVKNLTTVILNKAYMELINWDGNNVFPETLSLDEERLYEIQQRISRLSIIGAILLISSTCSPVLQSDTVFKEESKKQISEILQHVSISNEKQLQDALKTIAELMKKKINERLEKCNDSTLNAENLATLCGQIYDVGRPGHKISLLIRNRILEFLQLIISSPTAAPEKLPPGLSSLQTEVFNVAGNFLRIVSHNRSVFGKYYIDIIDALIVPSSTNQ, from the exons acAAAAGATCACTCATCAATTTATGGTTTCTGGGAGCAGTACAATTGGCGCATCTCCACCGAAATTTGTAACATTAGAGGAAATTATGCAAGCAGCAAATGGAATGACAAATATGGCATTAGTACATCAAATTGCTGTAGatcatgattttaaattaaatcctgTCAACTTACCAGAGAATAGTGCACAAAAAACATGGGTTGATACTATGAAACGAGCTTATTGGGATTTGTTACGTGAGGATTTGAATAAAACGCCACCTGTATATTCTCATGCTTTACAATTAATTGAAGATATTAAAGAG GGATTGTTTGCAGTTCTACTTCCACAGCATACTAAAATTAAGCAAACTATTGACGAAGTATTGGATTTAACTCTAATCAAACAGCAAGTGGAAGCGGGTACATTAGACTTCAAA CATTACTCCAGTTACGTTATAAATGTTATGTCAAAGTTATGTGCACCAGTACGAGATGATCGAATTAAAGAGCTTTCTGAAACTGAGgatattgttgaaacttttCGAGGTATTTTAGAG ACTCTTGATTTGATGGCTTTAGACATGGCTAATTTCACATTAAATATGGCACGACCAAACATTATTGCACAAAGTGTGGAATATGAACGGGAAAAGTTTGCAAACTTTTTAAAGATTACGCCtg ATGGATTAGAAAATACACGAGCATGGTTATCACGACATTTTACACCTCCTACGGAAGATTACAACACTCCTGATCGAATGTTAAAAGTGAAAAACTTAACGACCGTAATTTTGAATAAAGCTTATATGGAGCTAATTAATTGGGATGGTAACAATGTTTTTCcagaa ACACTTTCCTTGGATGAAGAAAGATTATATGAAATACAACAACGAATTTCTCGTCTATCAATTATTGGCgctatattattaataagttcAACATGTTCTCCGGTTTTACAAAGTGACACGGTCTTCAAAGAAGAAtccaaaaaacaaatatcagAAATACTACAACATGTATCAATTTCTAatgaaaa aCAATTACAAGATGCACTCAAAACAATTGCAGAactaatgaaaaagaaaataaatgaacGATTAGAAAAATGTAATGATTCAACATTAAATGCTGAAAATTTAGCAACACTTTGTGGACAAATTTACGATGTTGGAAGACCAGGTCACAAAATTTCGCTACTTATAC gtaatagaattttagaatttttacaaCTTATTATTTCATCACCAACTGCTGCTCCGGAAAAATTACCACCAGGGCTTTCATCATTACAAACAGAAGTATTTAATGTGGCTGGAAACTTTCTACGAATTGTTTCACATAATCGTTCGGTATtcggaaaatattatattgatataaTTGATGCATTAATTGTTCCAAGTTCaactaatcaataa